CCAAGCCTCATATGCCATAGTCTGCAGTCTTCTCCTTTTACTGCAGCAACCAACTTCTGATTCGCGACCTTATTTTTGCCAATTGCTTCTCTCAAAATGTACAATCCAACATTCTCCTTACCAATCCCCTTTACCCTGCCACTGTAAAGGTCCTGAAACAAGACAAAGCCAGGGAAGAAATTGACTGAACATGAGAGCTACCTGGTTAACTTGGATACTGACAACAAATTGAATTTGAAGTCAGGTATGAACAATACATCACTAATGGACTCAGTTCCAAACAAACAAGAATCAATAACACACGAGACTGTAACCTTATCTCCTATAGGCAGATGTACACTATCCTTAGAGGCTTTCCTAGTATGAGCTTCATCTTTCACTAAGTTTTCAGTTGTTGTTATGTGGTGTGTAGCACCTGAATTGACAACCCATTCATTTGCAAAGCTACTAGTCATTAAGCAAGTAGCAATCCCTACCATATTAGCTTGAGCATCAGTGTTGTCTTTGCTTAGCAGTCCCAGAATTTGTTTGTATTGATCCTTAGTGAAGTATGGTCCTTTTTAAGCTAAAGTAGTCTATAAATCGACACTTGTTGAGGAACTTTGGGATTGAACCTCAGCACTTGCAGCATTTCCACATACATTATTCATAGCATTGATAGATTGTTAATTTCCAAACTGTCCTCCAAAATTGCCATTACCTCTACGAGGCTGTCCACCAAAGTAGCTATTATTAAACTTTTTCTTTCCTTTAAAATCTTCAGGATATCCTATGATTTTATAACAGTTTTCCTTTGTGTGACCTCTAAGCCCATAGTGCTCACACTACATAAAGGGCTTCTTTCCCCTGTAACCTTGACCCCTGCCGACTTGCATTGCCATCAGATCATTTTTTTCATTCAAACCAGAAGATGAGTGTTGGGACTCATCCTCAATTACCATAGCATACGCTTGATTAAGAGATGGCTCATTTGATTGTAGCAAAATTTGTCTCCTAACTTGGTCATAAGAGTCATTTAGGCCACTTAGAAATTGTAGCAACCTTTGTTGTTGTAAGTGTTCAGCAGACTCTCTCGAATTAGAGGCAGGTACCATGGCCTCATGCTCATTCCACAAACTTTTCAGCTTAGTGAAGTAAGTAGAGACGGAGTCTGTACCTTGAGATAGAGTAGCAATAGCTCTGTGAATCTGAAAAATCCTCATGGGATTGACCTTGTCAAACCATTCTCTTAGATCTTCCCAGACCAAATGAGCATTTGAAGCATACGCATTTCCACTAAGGAGCTCTGTCGATACTGTGTTCATGAGCCATGAGAAAACAATTACATTACACGTTTTTCACTGTTCATGTAATTCTGTCTCACATGACTCCTTTGAGCAGGTTCCAGTCACAAACCCTAGCTTTCTCTTCCCCAATAGTGCAATTTTC
This region of Nicotiana tomentosiformis chromosome 4, ASM39032v3, whole genome shotgun sequence genomic DNA includes:
- the LOC138909622 gene encoding uncharacterized protein, which encodes MAEIAISYTHPLYLGPSDTPGIVLIPVKLTGSENYGLWSRTMKIALLGKRKLGFVTGTCSKESLSTELLSGNAYASNAHLVWEDLREWFDKVNPMRIFQIHRAIATLSQGTDSVSTYFTKLKSLWNEHEAMVPASNSRESAEHLQQQRLLQFLSGLNDSYDQVRRQILLQSNEPSLNQAYAMVIEDESQHSSSGLNEKNDLMAMQVGRGQGYRGKKPFM